A region from the Pirellulales bacterium genome encodes:
- a CDS encoding pitrilysin family protein, which translates to MSQDIQTRQFANGLVLVAEPMQSLESAAFTVLVPAGAAYDPPDRGGLGTLVCEMSLRGAGSRDSRRFIEDLENLGVQRGESVSTMHTSFSGATLAKNLPAALTIYADLLRSAHLPADQLEAGRLVAIQELRAIEDEPGHKVMLELRRRHYPDPLGKPSEGEMQSLEAISIEEIRRQYARLYRPNGVILGVAGRIDWKRLVDLIGGLLGDWEPLDRPEIEPGPLGARVDHVAHEGNQTHVGIAYDSVPYRHPDYFQASGAVGVLSGGMSSRLFTEVREKRGLCYTVYASYHTLRDRASVLCYAGTTAERAQETLDVTLGELKRLAAGIEPNELSRLKARVKSSLVMQQESSSSRSSSIARDWYHLGRVRTLDEIGQLVDALTCDSINAYLAAHPPSDFTIVTLGPRALAV; encoded by the coding sequence GTGTCGCAAGACATCCAAACGCGTCAGTTCGCCAACGGATTGGTATTGGTCGCCGAGCCAATGCAATCACTGGAATCGGCAGCCTTTACGGTGCTGGTTCCGGCCGGCGCCGCCTACGACCCTCCCGATCGCGGCGGACTCGGCACGCTCGTGTGTGAAATGTCGCTCCGCGGGGCCGGGAGCCGCGACAGCCGGCGGTTTATCGAAGACCTCGAGAACCTCGGCGTGCAGCGCGGCGAATCCGTCTCGACGATGCACACCAGCTTTAGCGGCGCAACGCTCGCGAAGAACCTCCCCGCCGCTCTGACGATTTATGCCGATCTGCTCCGTTCGGCCCACCTTCCAGCCGACCAACTCGAGGCCGGCCGCCTGGTAGCGATTCAGGAACTCCGGGCCATCGAAGACGAGCCGGGACACAAGGTCATGCTCGAGCTTCGGCGGCGGCATTATCCCGACCCCTTGGGCAAGCCGAGCGAAGGGGAAATGCAATCGCTCGAAGCGATCAGCATCGAGGAAATTCGGCGGCAATACGCCCGCCTCTATCGCCCCAACGGCGTGATTCTCGGCGTTGCCGGCCGGATTGATTGGAAGCGGCTCGTCGACTTAATCGGCGGCTTGCTCGGCGATTGGGAGCCGCTCGATCGTCCCGAGATCGAGCCGGGGCCGCTCGGCGCGAGGGTCGATCACGTCGCGCATGAGGGGAATCAGACGCACGTCGGCATCGCCTACGACAGCGTGCCGTATCGCCACCCCGATTACTTTCAGGCCTCGGGCGCCGTCGGCGTGCTGAGCGGCGGGATGAGTTCGCGGTTGTTCACTGAGGTTCGCGAGAAGCGTGGCCTCTGCTACACGGTCTACGCCTCGTATCATACGCTCCGCGATCGAGCGAGCGTGCTCTGCTATGCCGGGACGACGGCCGAACGGGCACAAGAAACGCTCGACGTGACGCTCGGCGAACTCAAGCGGCTCGCGGCGGGAATCGAACCCAACGAATTGTCCCGGCTCAAGGCACGCGTGAAGAGTTCGCTCGTGATGCAGCAAGAATCGAGTTCTTCGCGCAGCTCGTCGATCGCCCGCGATTGGTATCACCTTGGGCGGGTGCGCACGCTGGACGAGATCGGTCAGTTGGTCGACGCTCTGACATGCGATTCGATCAACGCTTATCTCGCCGCCCATCCGCCGAGCGATTTTACGATCGTCACCCTCGGACCGCGAGCGCTTGCGGTTTAA
- a CDS encoding pitrilysin family protein: protein MEFRNTTLGNGLEIVAECNAEAHSSALGFFVQTGARDETADVAGVSHFLEHMMFKGTAKRSAEDVNREFDEMGAHYNAFTSEESTVYYAAVLPEFQEPIVQLLGDILRPALRKEDFDTEKQVIIEEIKMYEDQPPFGADDKCRAAHFGRHPLGHSVLGTAESIAALPVEAMRKYFARRYSPANIVLAAAGRIDFDALVGTTEKVCGGWEQVDAPREISRVATKSGFEVIAKPSATQEYLLEMSDAPSATDDDRYAAKLLTTILGDDSGSRLYWELVDPGLAENASLHHYEYMGAGAFLTYLSCDPEFAAKNLQRVLDIYRQAEQDGFTAPELAQAKSKINSRVVLGSERPRGRLFSVGTNWTHRRAYRSVSDDLDAVEAITLEQLATVLAKYPLSRSTSVAIGPLDRLPPPN, encoded by the coding sequence GTGGAATTCCGCAACACAACGCTCGGCAACGGGCTGGAAATCGTCGCCGAGTGCAACGCCGAGGCTCATTCCTCGGCCTTGGGCTTCTTCGTTCAGACGGGCGCTCGCGATGAAACAGCCGATGTGGCCGGCGTGAGCCATTTCCTCGAGCACATGATGTTCAAGGGAACGGCCAAACGCAGCGCCGAGGACGTGAACCGCGAGTTCGACGAAATGGGGGCGCATTACAACGCCTTCACCAGCGAAGAGAGCACGGTCTATTACGCCGCGGTGCTGCCTGAGTTTCAGGAGCCAATCGTGCAGCTCCTCGGCGACATCCTCCGCCCGGCGCTGCGGAAGGAGGATTTCGACACCGAGAAGCAAGTGATCATCGAAGAGATCAAGATGTACGAAGACCAGCCGCCGTTCGGGGCGGACGATAAATGCCGGGCCGCCCATTTTGGCCGGCACCCGCTCGGCCATAGCGTGCTGGGAACGGCCGAGAGCATCGCGGCGCTGCCGGTCGAGGCGATGCGGAAGTATTTTGCCCGCCGCTATTCGCCGGCCAATATCGTGCTCGCGGCGGCCGGGCGGATCGACTTCGACGCCTTGGTCGGCACCACGGAAAAAGTTTGCGGCGGCTGGGAACAGGTAGATGCCCCGCGTGAGATTTCGCGGGTCGCAACGAAATCGGGATTCGAAGTGATCGCCAAGCCTTCGGCCACGCAGGAGTATTTGCTCGAAATGTCGGACGCCCCGTCCGCGACCGACGACGACCGCTATGCCGCCAAGCTGCTCACCACCATCCTAGGCGACGATTCCGGCAGCCGGCTGTATTGGGAGTTGGTCGATCCGGGATTGGCGGAGAATGCCAGCTTGCACCATTACGAGTACATGGGCGCGGGAGCATTCTTGACGTATCTGAGCTGCGATCCCGAATTCGCCGCGAAAAACCTGCAGCGCGTGCTCGACATCTACCGCCAAGCCGAGCAAGACGGCTTCACCGCCCCCGAGTTGGCTCAGGCCAAGAGCAAGATCAACTCGCGGGTGGTGTTGGGGAGCGAACGGCCGCGGGGCCGGCTATTCTCAGTCGGCACGAATTGGACGCATCGGCGGGCTTATCGCAGCGTGTCGGACGATCTGGACGCGGTCGAAGCGATCACCTTGGAGCAGCTTGCGACTGTCTTGGCCAAGTACCCGCTCAGCCGCTCGACTTCCGTGGCCATCGGCCCACTCGACCGTCTCCCGCCGCCGAATTGA
- a CDS encoding acylphosphatase: MSGGESRERRVVHFRGQVQGVGFRYTAARIAGHFDVNGYVQNLPDGRVLVVAEGRAAELDRLLQRIQVEMGRYIRDANTTTGPASGEFQGFDVRY; this comes from the coding sequence GTGAGCGGTGGCGAGTCGCGTGAGCGGCGGGTGGTGCATTTTCGCGGCCAGGTCCAGGGCGTGGGCTTTCGCTACACGGCCGCGCGGATCGCCGGCCATTTCGACGTGAATGGGTATGTGCAGAATCTTCCCGACGGCCGGGTGCTTGTCGTCGCCGAAGGGCGAGCCGCCGAACTCGATCGTTTACTTCAGCGAATCCAAGTCGAAATGGGGCGTTATATCCGGGATGCGAACACCACCACCGGACCCGCCAGCGGCGAGTTTCAGGGCTTTGATGTGCGGTACTAA
- a CDS encoding ATP-binding cassette domain-containing protein: MHWNSFHRARRFGPPPLGMRLAVYGSSLLAAALMVLLIVALGAIADLATSRGNLSIDARAKEQLQEIERLSGSPDASVGEQVRYDGRGLLPAVWRLHGTWLGKISDGLYASWPALQRNDSCVPAIVVTGWCLSLLLAVALYLLERSARVSTRNAVQRLRLALYQQSVQLGAGDLLLGQRQSVVELFVDRVEALARGLVRWSRAVPLAVVLLLLLAVTAMYVDFWLTLAAILLAVLSRLMLEGLRNSSKRRGTFWADVAAQQCDTLVEDLQQARSLGNFAPATVLPGGSVPERLQHCHAASVRQHISPAVNEPAVLMFVLFGAWLILLLAGLNVLRDPPRVLFAGTVVLGASVVSMVFPLRLLQRLLQELPEADRAAADIMGYLDRQPSVGQVPEAKPITPPMKQLALVNVRLSDAAGMKLLDDVSLTIPCGSRTAVIASDRETPFAVAGLLPRFYDPTAGRVLFDGQEIGRGTLASLRGHVGLLLPGRILATGTVSENISGGDPRYSAREVIEAARQALAYDFIQKLPHGFDTVVGEHGLHLSAPEAMLLGVARILIHDPAVAILGETADRYDATTEDTLNAATGRLAAGRTLIVLARRLATLRSVERILLFHEGKLHADGSHGELLEQSELYRHLNYVRFNEFRNQVSGDW; the protein is encoded by the coding sequence ATGCATTGGAATTCGTTTCATCGGGCCCGTCGCTTCGGGCCGCCGCCGCTGGGAATGCGGCTGGCCGTTTATGGGTCGAGCCTGCTGGCGGCGGCGCTGATGGTGCTGCTGATCGTGGCCTTGGGCGCGATCGCTGATCTGGCGACCAGTCGCGGCAATCTGTCGATCGATGCTCGCGCGAAGGAGCAACTTCAAGAGATCGAGCGGCTCTCTGGCAGCCCTGACGCCTCGGTCGGCGAGCAGGTCCGGTATGACGGCCGCGGGCTATTGCCGGCCGTTTGGCGGTTGCACGGCACTTGGCTCGGGAAGATTAGCGACGGTCTGTATGCGAGTTGGCCCGCCTTGCAGCGCAACGACTCTTGCGTGCCGGCAATCGTCGTCACGGGATGGTGCCTTTCGCTATTGCTGGCGGTCGCCTTGTATTTGCTCGAACGGTCCGCACGCGTTTCGACCCGAAATGCCGTGCAGCGATTGCGGCTCGCGCTCTATCAACAATCGGTTCAACTTGGGGCGGGTGACCTGTTGCTAGGACAAAGGCAAAGCGTCGTGGAACTGTTCGTCGATCGTGTCGAGGCGCTCGCCAGAGGATTGGTGCGCTGGTCGCGGGCCGTGCCGCTTGCGGTCGTGCTGTTGCTGTTGTTGGCCGTCACCGCGATGTACGTCGACTTCTGGCTCACTCTGGCCGCGATCCTGTTGGCCGTTCTAAGCCGGCTGATGCTCGAAGGGCTGCGAAACAGCTCGAAGCGGCGCGGGACGTTTTGGGCCGACGTGGCCGCTCAACAATGCGATACGCTCGTCGAAGACTTGCAGCAGGCGCGGTCGCTGGGCAACTTCGCCCCGGCCACCGTTTTGCCCGGCGGATCAGTTCCGGAGCGATTGCAGCATTGCCACGCTGCCTCGGTTCGACAGCACATAAGCCCCGCGGTGAACGAGCCGGCAGTGCTGATGTTCGTACTTTTCGGGGCGTGGTTGATTCTCTTGCTCGCCGGGTTGAATGTGCTCAGAGATCCGCCGCGAGTGCTGTTCGCTGGGACGGTTGTATTGGGAGCGTCCGTGGTTTCGATGGTCTTTCCGTTGCGGCTCTTGCAACGATTGCTGCAAGAATTGCCCGAGGCCGATCGCGCGGCGGCCGACATCATGGGGTATCTCGATCGCCAGCCAAGCGTGGGGCAGGTGCCCGAGGCGAAGCCGATCACTCCGCCGATGAAGCAACTGGCGCTGGTGAACGTTCGGCTCTCGGATGCCGCCGGCATGAAGCTGCTCGACGACGTGTCGCTCACGATCCCTTGCGGCAGCCGCACGGCGGTGATTGCCTCCGACCGAGAAACGCCGTTCGCCGTGGCCGGGCTGCTGCCCCGGTTTTACGATCCGACGGCGGGAAGAGTGCTGTTCGATGGGCAAGAAATTGGCCGGGGAACGCTCGCTTCGCTGCGCGGGCACGTCGGGTTGTTACTGCCGGGGCGAATCCTGGCGACGGGAACAGTTAGCGAGAACATTTCCGGCGGCGATCCGCGGTATTCAGCCCGCGAAGTGATCGAGGCGGCTCGGCAGGCGCTGGCCTACGATTTCATCCAGAAACTGCCGCACGGCTTCGACACCGTCGTGGGCGAGCATGGCCTGCATCTCTCGGCGCCCGAGGCGATGCTGCTGGGCGTCGCTCGGATTCTGATTCATGATCCGGCGGTGGCGATCCTGGGTGAAACAGCCGATCGCTACGACGCGACGACCGAGGACACGCTTAACGCGGCCACGGGCCGGCTGGCTGCCGGCCGGACGCTGATCGTGTTGGCACGCCGCCTCGCCACCTTGCGATCCGTCGAACGGATCTTATTGTTCCACGAAGGAAAGCTGCACGCCGACGGCAGCCATGGCGAGCTGCTCGAACAGTCTGAGTTGTATCGCCATTTGAACTACGTGCGGTTCAACGAATTCCGCAATCAGGTCAGCGGCGATTGGTAA
- a CDS encoding DUF1697 domain-containing protein — translation MALIVFLRGVNVGGHKAFKPSVLAKDLAALDVVSVGAAGTFVIRKRVGQAALRAEFLKRLSFVPELMVCQAREVLELAASEPFEVESVGDDVVRYVSVLAKRLRTSVRLPICRPAGDEWQVKAIAIRGRFALSLHRRLGRTLVYPNEVVEKCLGVPATTRKWNTIAAVCEILKRA, via the coding sequence ATGGCCTTGATCGTATTCTTGCGAGGCGTGAACGTCGGCGGGCACAAGGCGTTCAAGCCCAGCGTTCTCGCCAAGGATCTGGCGGCGCTCGACGTGGTGAGCGTCGGCGCGGCAGGAACGTTTGTGATCCGCAAGAGGGTCGGCCAAGCGGCACTGCGGGCCGAATTCTTGAAGAGACTGTCGTTTGTACCCGAACTCATGGTCTGTCAAGCGCGCGAGGTGCTCGAACTCGCGGCCAGCGAGCCGTTCGAGGTTGAATCGGTCGGCGATGACGTAGTTCGCTACGTGAGCGTGTTGGCAAAACGCCTGCGCACATCGGTTCGGCTTCCCATCTGCCGACCGGCAGGCGACGAGTGGCAGGTGAAAGCCATCGCGATCCGCGGCCGCTTTGCGCTGAGTCTTCACCGGCGGCTCGGGCGGACGCTCGTCTATCCCAACGAGGTCGTCGAGAAGTGCCTCGGCGTGCCCGCCACCACGCGCAAGTGGAACACGATCGCGGCCGTTTGCGAAATCTTGAAACGCGCCTAG
- a CDS encoding c-type cytochrome produces MRRIAVGCLLASLTIGLLVARAVPEEAKQTAIKPVTAVAQTATPVEAIQTLPGFKVERLYSVPADKEGSWVALTVDNKGRLIASDQYGALYRITPSPNGGTGETKVERLKAAIGGAQGLLYAFDSLYVVVNEGREIAAKPSGLYRLRDTKGTDQFDSIELLRPFKGSGEHGPHAVILGPDGKSLYVVAGNFTATPDPEVFRAPKVWGEDQLLPRMPDGNGFAANIFAPAGWVCRTDSDGKTWELTNIGMRNCYDIAFNADGELFTYDNDMEWDIGLPWYRPTRVCHLTNGSDSGWRNGSGKFPVYYPDNLPAVVDIGVGAPTGIVFGYGTKYPAKYQQALYILDWTYGVIYAVHLEPHGSTYEGTFERFISGQPLPVTDIVVGNDGALYFAIGGRKTQSGLYRVTYSGTESVAPAKPQLNPNAEQARALRHRLEAFHGHEDPTAVSAAWPSLGHRDRFIRWAARTAIESQPVAEWQEQALSEKDPQALLTAMVALARCGDKSLQPRMVAALDRLNWNQLSQPQQLELLRAYGLAFARMGKPSASIAAPVISKLDPLFPSTEVAFNRELSALLVYLEAPNSVSRTVKLLETSPVQEEQIWCAYVLRTAQSGWASLDERKAYFNWFHRATELKGGHSFAPYLRHMKEEAIGHLSADDKLALAEVLKDMPAAAGPVLPPRPFVKNYTMDELLPVVQAGLKGRNFDRGRTTFAAAMCFHCHRFQGEGSSGGPDLTGVAGRFNAHDLLESIIDPSKVIADQYKASIFTLDDGREVAGRIVNLHGDGISIAQNLLAPDDQVTINRHHIESIRPSPISPMPTGLLSTLNQDEVLDLIAFLFSGGDKNHKMFQK; encoded by the coding sequence ATGAGGCGGATTGCCGTCGGTTGTCTGTTGGCGTCGTTGACGATCGGTCTGCTCGTCGCGCGAGCCGTGCCGGAAGAAGCGAAGCAAACGGCCATCAAGCCGGTCACTGCCGTCGCCCAAACGGCCACGCCGGTCGAGGCCATCCAGACTTTGCCCGGCTTCAAAGTCGAGCGGCTCTACTCCGTGCCCGCGGACAAGGAGGGTTCTTGGGTCGCGCTCACTGTCGACAACAAAGGCCGACTGATTGCGTCCGATCAATACGGAGCACTTTATCGAATCACGCCATCACCGAACGGCGGCACGGGCGAAACCAAGGTTGAGCGGCTCAAAGCGGCAATCGGCGGGGCGCAAGGACTGCTCTACGCCTTCGACAGCCTCTATGTCGTCGTGAATGAGGGGCGCGAGATTGCGGCAAAGCCAAGCGGACTCTATCGCCTCCGCGACACCAAGGGGACCGATCAATTCGACAGCATCGAATTGCTGCGGCCGTTCAAAGGAAGCGGTGAGCACGGTCCGCATGCCGTCATCCTTGGGCCGGACGGCAAATCGTTATACGTCGTGGCCGGGAATTTTACGGCGACGCCGGATCCCGAAGTTTTTCGCGCGCCGAAAGTTTGGGGCGAAGATCAGTTGCTCCCGCGGATGCCCGATGGAAACGGATTCGCGGCCAACATTTTCGCACCGGCCGGTTGGGTCTGCCGGACCGATTCCGACGGCAAGACATGGGAGCTGACCAATATCGGTATGCGGAACTGCTACGACATCGCCTTCAATGCCGACGGCGAGCTGTTCACCTACGACAACGACATGGAATGGGACATCGGGCTGCCCTGGTATCGCCCGACCCGCGTTTGCCATCTCACGAACGGCTCGGATTCGGGTTGGCGGAACGGCTCGGGTAAGTTTCCCGTCTACTATCCGGATAACCTGCCCGCGGTCGTGGATATCGGCGTTGGAGCGCCGACCGGGATCGTGTTCGGCTATGGCACGAAGTACCCCGCCAAATACCAGCAGGCGCTCTACATTCTCGATTGGACCTACGGCGTGATTTATGCCGTTCACTTGGAGCCACATGGCTCGACCTACGAGGGAACTTTCGAGCGATTCATCTCCGGCCAGCCGCTGCCCGTAACGGATATCGTGGTCGGCAACGACGGGGCGCTTTATTTCGCGATCGGCGGGCGAAAGACACAGTCGGGGTTGTATCGCGTCACCTATTCAGGCACGGAATCCGTTGCGCCGGCCAAGCCGCAGTTGAATCCGAATGCGGAGCAGGCGCGGGCCCTGCGGCACCGCCTCGAAGCATTCCACGGCCATGAGGATCCCACTGCTGTTTCGGCCGCCTGGCCGAGCTTGGGCCATCGAGATCGTTTCATCCGCTGGGCGGCCCGCACGGCGATTGAAAGCCAGCCGGTGGCCGAATGGCAGGAGCAGGCGCTTAGCGAAAAGGATCCGCAGGCCTTGTTGACGGCGATGGTGGCGCTGGCTCGTTGCGGCGACAAATCGCTCCAGCCGCGGATGGTCGCGGCATTGGACCGCTTGAATTGGAATCAGCTCAGCCAGCCGCAGCAGTTGGAATTGCTGCGAGCTTATGGACTGGCGTTCGCGCGGATGGGGAAGCCCTCGGCTTCGATCGCGGCGCCGGTTATTTCAAAGCTCGATCCGCTCTTCCCATCGACCGAAGTCGCGTTCAACCGCGAGCTGAGTGCGCTGCTAGTTTATTTGGAAGCGCCGAATTCTGTTTCGCGGACGGTCAAGCTGCTGGAAACATCTCCCGTGCAGGAAGAGCAGATTTGGTGCGCCTACGTGCTGCGGACTGCCCAGAGCGGCTGGGCATCGCTAGACGAGCGCAAAGCGTATTTCAATTGGTTCCATCGCGCGACCGAGTTAAAAGGGGGCCATAGCTTCGCCCCCTATCTCCGGCACATGAAGGAAGAAGCGATCGGCCATTTGAGCGCCGACGACAAACTGGCGCTGGCCGAAGTGCTGAAAGACATGCCGGCCGCTGCCGGCCCGGTGCTGCCGCCGCGTCCGTTCGTGAAGAATTACACGATGGATGAACTGCTGCCGGTCGTGCAAGCCGGCTTGAAGGGGCGGAACTTCGACCGGGGCCGCACGACGTTCGCCGCGGCGATGTGCTTCCATTGCCATCGCTTTCAAGGAGAAGGAAGTTCCGGCGGGCCCGATCTGACGGGCGTCGCCGGCCGTTTTAACGCTCACGACCTCTTGGAATCGATCATCGATCCGAGCAAGGTGATCGCCGACCAATACAAGGCCAGCATCTTCACGCTCGACGACGGCCGCGAAGTCGCCGGCCGGATCGTCAACCTCCACGGCGACGGCATCTCGATCGCCCAAAACCTCCTTGCTCCGGACGATCAGGTGACAATCAACCGCCATCACATCGAATCGATCCGCCCCTCCCCGATCTCGCCGATGCCGACCGGACTGTTGAGCACATTGAACCAAGACGAGGTGCTCGACCTGATCGCATTTCTCTTTTCGGGTGGCGACAAGAACCACAAGATGTTCCAAAAGTGA